A window of the Fragaria vesca subsp. vesca unplaced genomic scaffold, FraVesHawaii_1.0 scf0513126, whole genome shotgun sequence genome harbors these coding sequences:
- the LOC101312797 gene encoding vicilin-like antimicrobial peptides 2-2-like — protein MGNRVISLLVIALVMCYGLSKAVGYRDEDWGKQREDPDQEQEEQEHEAMMGDEDWFLLGNSKQVVKTKAGEMRVVKSVGGRIVDKPMHIGFITMEPKSLFVPQYMDSSLIFFVRSGEAKVGLIYKDELGERRLRAGDVYRIPAGSPFYLVNTGEGQRLHIICSVDTSESLGMGTLQSFYIGGGYNPASVLAGFDQEILESAFNVTSTELSDFLSRQQDGPIVYVTDSPHPPSLWSKFLELKEPDRLQKMKRMVGYTEEPEHREDEQIQAWSWRKLLNSVFKRRDDDPDAFKGKGKSHDAYNLFKRYADFKNDYGWSKALDESDYSPLKDSGIGVFLVNLSAGSMMAPHVNPIATEYGVVLRGSGTIQIVFPNGTSAMNTKVQEGDVFWVPRYFPFCQIASRTGPFEFFGFTTSARKNRPQFLVGASSVLRELRGPELAAAFGVNEDRLSRIVHAQRESVILPSVQASTPYTGHEREETPEEEAGRRTTPYKEDERRRRQDEREKPAEEDERRQPPYRGDERQQSPQERQRRQPPYGEGDVMSQRLPKVIRSLGNEMVMGFD, from the exons ATGGGAAACAGAGTCATTAGCCTGCTGGTTATTGCGCTCGTTATGTGTTATGGATTGTCAAAGGCCGTTGGATATCGAGATGAAGACTGGGGGAAGCAGAGAGAAGACCCAGATCAAGAGCAGGAAGAGCAAGAGCATGAAGCTATGATGGGAGACGAAGATTGGTTCTTGTTGGGGAACTCAAAGCAGGTGGTGAAAACCAAAGCTGGTGAAATGAGAGTGGTGAAAAGCGTAGGTGGGAGAATTGTTGATAAGCCAATGCATATTGGGTTTATCACAATGGAACCCAAGTCCCTCTTTGTTCCTCAGTACATGGATTCCAGCTTGATCTTCTTCGTACGTTCTG GGGAAGCAAAGGTAGGGCTGATATACAAAGATGAACTGGGAGAGAGGAGATTGAGGGCTGGGGATGTGTACAGAATTCCGGCTGGTTCGCCATTTTATTTGGTGAATACAGGGGAGGGTCAGAGACTTCACATCATTTGTAGCGTTGATACATCTGAGAGTTTGGGAATGGGTACTTTGCAG TCTTTCTACATCGGTGGAGGATATAACCCAGCATCTGTACTCGCTGGATTTGACCAGGAAATACTTGAAAGTGCATTCAAT GTTACATCAACAGAACTAAGTGATTTCTTGTCAAGACAACAAGATGGCCCGATTGTTTATGTGACCGATTCACCTCATCCACCAAGCCTTTGGTCAAAATTCCTCGAGCTGAAAGAGCCCGACAGACtgcaaaaaatgaagagaatgGTGGGCTACACAGAAGAACCAGAGCACCGTGAAGATGAACAAATACAAGCATGGTCATGGAGGAAGCTCCTCAACTCTGTGTTTAAGAGGAGAGATGACGATCCCGATGCTTTcaagggaaaaggaaaatctCATGATGCTTACAATCTCTTCAAGAGATATGCAGATTTCAAAAACGACTATGGCTGGAGCAAGGCACTAGACGAATCTGATTACTCGCCGCTAAAAGACTCTGGCATTGGTGTCTTCCTTGTCAACCTCTCTGCAGGGTCAATGATGGCACCACATGTGAACCCTATAGCAACAGAGTACGGTGTTGTTCTGAGAGGCTCCGGCACAATACAGATTGTGTTTCCAAACGGAACCTCGGCAATGAATACAAAAGTTCAAGAAGGGGATGTGTTTTGGGTCCCAAGGTACTTCCCATTCTGTCAAATTGCATCAAGAACCGGGCCATTCGAGTTCTTTGGATTCACCACCTCTGCACGCAAGAACAGGCCACAGTTCTTAGTCGGTGCTAGCTCTGTTCTTAGGGAGCTCAGAGGACCTGAACTTGCAGCTGCATTTGGTGTTAATGAGGATCGGTTGAGCCGCATTGTTCACGCTCAGCGTGAGTCTGTGATCTTGCCCTCGGTGCAAGCATCTACTCCTTACACGGGACATGAGAGGGAGGAAACCCCGGAGGAGGAGGCAGGGAGGAGGACAACCCCATACAAggaggacgagaggaggcggCGGCAagacgagagagagaaaccAGCCGAGGAAGATGAGAGAAGGCAACCACCATACAGGGGAGATGAGAGGCAGCAGTCACCACAGGAGAGGCAGAGGAGGCAACCTCCTTATGGGGAAGGGGATGTGATGTCTCAGAGGCTTCCAAAGGTGATCAGGAGtttggggaatgagatggTTATGGGGTTTGATTGA